One stretch of Janibacter limosus DNA includes these proteins:
- the mgrA gene encoding L-glyceraldehyde 3-phosphate reductase has translation MTYRTDDYQADRTRYDATDYRRCGRSGLLLPPISLGLWHNFGDAEPLETQRAVLRRAFDRGVTHFDLANNYGPPYGAAERNFGAIFADDLRPYRDELVLSTKAGWDMWPGPYGQGGGSRKYLLASLDQSLQRMGVDYVDIFYSHRFDPDTPLEETMGALDAAVRSGKALYAGISSYGPERTREAHAILREMGTPLLIHQPSYSMINRWIEDELLDTVDELGVGTIVFTPLAQGLLTDKYLDGIPQDSRAAREGTGIADQLTDDNLARIRGLHAVAQERGQRLAQMALAWALRDPRVTSVLVGARTVEQLDNSLDALERTDFTDEELTRIDEHAGDGGVNWWAESAAG, from the coding sequence ATGACCTACCGCACTGACGACTACCAGGCCGACCGGACCCGCTACGACGCCACCGACTACCGCCGCTGCGGACGCTCGGGCCTCCTCCTGCCGCCGATCTCCCTCGGTCTGTGGCACAACTTCGGCGATGCCGAGCCCCTCGAGACGCAGCGTGCGGTGCTGCGGCGTGCCTTCGACCGGGGTGTGACGCACTTCGACCTGGCCAACAACTACGGGCCGCCCTACGGCGCCGCGGAGCGCAACTTCGGCGCGATCTTCGCCGACGACCTCCGCCCGTACCGCGACGAGCTGGTCCTGTCGACCAAGGCCGGCTGGGACATGTGGCCCGGCCCCTACGGCCAGGGCGGCGGCTCGCGCAAGTACCTGCTCGCCTCGCTCGACCAGTCGCTGCAGCGGATGGGCGTGGACTACGTCGACATCTTCTACAGCCACCGCTTCGACCCCGACACCCCGCTCGAGGAGACGATGGGCGCGCTGGACGCGGCCGTGCGCTCCGGCAAGGCGCTCTACGCCGGGATCTCCTCCTACGGCCCGGAGCGCACCCGTGAGGCGCACGCGATCCTGAGGGAGATGGGCACCCCCCTGCTCATCCACCAGCCGTCGTACTCGATGATCAACCGCTGGATCGAGGACGAGCTGCTCGACACGGTCGACGAGCTGGGCGTCGGCACCATCGTCTTCACCCCGCTCGCCCAGGGGCTGCTCACCGACAAGTACCTCGACGGGATCCCGCAGGACTCTCGCGCCGCGCGTGAGGGCACCGGCATCGCCGACCAGCTGACCGACGACAACCTCGCACGCATCCGCGGGCTGCACGCCGTCGCGCAGGAGCGCGGCCAGAGGCTGGCCCAGATGGCGCTGGCCTGGGCGCTGCGGGACCCCCGGGTCACCTCGGTGCTCGTGGGGGCCCGCACCGTCGAGCAGCTCGACAACAGCCTCGACGCGCTCGAGCGGACCGACTTCACCGACGAGGAGCTCACCCGCATCGACGAGCACGCCGGCGACGGCGGGGTCAACTGGTGGGCGGAGTCGGCCGCCGGCTGA
- a CDS encoding glycine cleavage system protein R translates to MRTVVVSLIAEDRPGLVAELARTVAEQGGNWLEGQMGRLGGTFAGAVLVEIEDDRIDDLSAAVRDLPDVDVVEVTAATTATDAAEELDEVRLQVIGQDQPGIVRDVTAALAQHGLGIHDLCTSISDAPMSGERLFEAIAVVGVAKDVDLTELRTALDEVSTQLSLDVQIDDGDETSAWGEVPEQA, encoded by the coding sequence ATGAGAACCGTCGTCGTCAGCCTCATCGCAGAGGACCGTCCCGGGTTGGTCGCCGAGCTCGCCCGCACCGTCGCCGAGCAGGGCGGCAACTGGTTGGAGGGCCAGATGGGACGGCTGGGCGGCACCTTCGCCGGCGCCGTCCTGGTCGAGATCGAGGACGACCGGATCGACGACCTGTCGGCCGCGGTACGCGATCTGCCCGACGTCGACGTCGTCGAGGTGACGGCCGCGACCACCGCCACGGATGCCGCCGAGGAGCTGGACGAGGTCCGGCTGCAGGTCATCGGCCAGGACCAGCCGGGCATCGTGCGCGACGTGACCGCAGCGCTCGCGCAGCACGGCTTGGGCATCCATGACCTCTGCACCTCGATCAGCGATGCCCCGATGAGCGGCGAGCGGCTCTTCGAGGCGATCGCCGTGGTCGGGGTCGCCAAGGACGTCGACCTCACCGAGCTGCGCACTGCGCTCGACGAGGTCTCCACCCAGCTGAGCCTGGACGTCCAGATCGATGACGGCGACGAGACCTCCGCCTGGGGCGAGGTCCCCGAGCAGGCGTAG
- a CDS encoding ISL3 family transposase: protein MSDATFTAPDLTTFARLDQLGLEVTGQCLEAGQAVLACRVVEPDDWCHRCGCQGRPRGSVVRSLAHAPFGQRPTTLRVRVRRYTCTDCGHVWRQDTSRAAEPRAKLSRGGLAWALSAIVCQHLSMSRVAEGLGVAWNTANDAVLAEGRRVLIDDPARFEGVKVLGVDEHVWRHTHRGDKYVTVIIDLTPTRQDGGTARLLDMVEGRSGEVFAAWLAQRPQAWREGIEVVAMDGFTGFKAAATKMVPTAVTVMDPFHVVAQAGEAMNRCRQRVQRETCGRRSRKGDPLYRVRRALFVGDQLRTQRQSERITPVLADPAHAQLAQAWRAYQEMINAYRDEKPARGRQRMADLIDHLNSQPPEQIELRKLGKTLHHRAEDVLAYFDHPGSSNGPTEAINGRLEHLRGLALGFRNLTHYIARSLLESGGFRPQLHPQL, encoded by the coding sequence ATGTCTGACGCTACCTTCACTGCCCCGGATCTGACCACGTTCGCCCGCTTGGACCAGCTCGGACTGGAGGTCACTGGCCAGTGCCTCGAGGCCGGGCAGGCGGTGCTGGCCTGCCGGGTGGTCGAGCCGGATGACTGGTGCCACCGCTGTGGCTGTCAGGGCCGGCCACGCGGCAGCGTGGTGCGCTCCTTGGCGCATGCCCCCTTCGGTCAGCGCCCCACGACCCTTCGGGTGCGGGTGCGCCGCTACACGTGCACCGACTGTGGTCATGTGTGGCGTCAGGACACCTCCCGGGCGGCTGAGCCTCGAGCCAAGCTCTCTCGTGGGGGGCTGGCGTGGGCGTTGAGCGCGATCGTGTGCCAGCACCTGTCGATGTCCCGGGTCGCCGAGGGCTTGGGCGTGGCGTGGAACACCGCCAACGACGCGGTCCTGGCCGAAGGGCGACGGGTGCTGATCGATGACCCGGCCCGCTTCGAGGGGGTGAAGGTCCTGGGTGTCGATGAGCATGTGTGGCGCCACACCCACCGCGGGGACAAGTACGTCACCGTGATCATCGACCTGACCCCTACTCGTCAGGACGGCGGCACGGCCCGGTTGCTGGACATGGTCGAAGGGCGTTCCGGGGAGGTCTTCGCTGCGTGGCTGGCCCAACGGCCCCAAGCCTGGCGTGAGGGCATCGAGGTCGTCGCGATGGACGGGTTCACAGGATTCAAGGCTGCCGCCACGAAAATGGTCCCCACCGCGGTCACGGTCATGGACCCCTTCCACGTCGTCGCCCAGGCCGGTGAGGCGATGAACCGGTGCCGACAGCGGGTGCAACGAGAGACGTGTGGGCGCCGCAGCCGCAAGGGCGACCCGTTGTACCGCGTGCGCAGGGCACTGTTCGTCGGCGACCAGTTGCGCACCCAGCGCCAGAGCGAACGCATCACGCCCGTGCTGGCCGATCCCGCCCACGCCCAGCTCGCGCAGGCCTGGCGCGCCTACCAAGAGATGATCAACGCCTACCGCGACGAGAAGCCTGCTCGAGGACGCCAGAGGATGGCCGATCTGATCGATCACCTCAACTCCCAGCCCCCCGAACAGATCGAACTACGCAAGCTCGGCAAGACCCTGCACCACCGCGCTGAGGACGTCCTGGCCTACTTCGACCACCCCGGCTCATCCAACGGACCCACCGAAGCCATCAACGGACGCCTGGAACACCTACGCGGCCTGGCCCTGGGCTTTCGCAACCTGACCCACTACATCGCCAGATCCCTCCTAGAATCCGGCGGCTTCAGACCCCAACTACACCCTCAGTTGTGA
- the alr gene encoding alanine racemase — MDITNPHPALPSVATPSVLPEGASTVGLSAWADVDLGAIRDNVAELARRAGDAAVMAVIKGDAYGHGLVPVAGAAIAGGATHLGVAQLGEALAARAAGVSAPILTWIFPPGADLAAAIHADLTLSAGAPWALAEIAAAARATGTTARVHIKVDTGLGRGGAWHDDLAGMLVDAARLEAEGVVDVEGIFSHFAYADSPDHPTVRAQQETFLAIVADAERAGLRPRIRHIANSAATLTNPSAHLDMVRPGVSVYGLSPVPHIGGPTHFGLREAMRVTARLIAVKDCPAGQGVSYGHLYTTKGDTRLGLVPLGYADGIPRHATGVGPMQVHGTRYTVAGRVCMDQIVLDLGPDSPAQAGDEVILIGRESQGEPTAQDWAAAIDTINYEIVTRLGPRVPRRYLEGS, encoded by the coding sequence ATGGACATCACGAACCCGCACCCCGCCCTCCCGTCCGTCGCGACCCCTTCCGTCCTCCCGGAGGGAGCGTCCACGGTCGGCCTGTCCGCGTGGGCCGACGTCGACCTCGGTGCCATCCGCGACAACGTCGCCGAGCTCGCCCGCCGGGCCGGTGACGCCGCGGTCATGGCCGTCATCAAGGGTGACGCCTACGGCCACGGCCTCGTCCCCGTCGCCGGGGCAGCCATCGCCGGTGGAGCGACCCACCTCGGTGTCGCCCAGCTCGGCGAGGCCCTCGCCGCCCGCGCGGCCGGGGTGAGCGCGCCGATCCTCACCTGGATCTTCCCCCCGGGCGCCGACCTCGCCGCTGCGATCCACGCCGACCTCACCCTCTCTGCCGGAGCCCCGTGGGCGCTGGCCGAGATCGCTGCGGCGGCTCGCGCCACCGGCACGACCGCGCGCGTCCACATCAAGGTCGACACCGGGCTCGGCCGCGGCGGGGCCTGGCACGACGACCTCGCCGGCATGCTCGTCGACGCGGCCCGGCTCGAAGCCGAGGGCGTCGTCGACGTCGAGGGGATCTTCTCCCACTTCGCCTACGCGGACTCCCCGGACCACCCGACGGTCCGCGCGCAGCAGGAGACCTTCCTCGCGATCGTGGCGGATGCCGAGCGCGCCGGTCTGCGCCCTCGCATCCGGCACATCGCCAACTCGGCGGCCACGCTGACCAACCCCTCCGCCCACCTCGACATGGTGCGTCCGGGCGTCTCGGTCTACGGGCTGAGCCCCGTGCCCCACATCGGTGGTCCCACCCACTTCGGCCTGCGTGAGGCGATGCGGGTCACCGCCCGCCTCATCGCGGTCAAGGACTGCCCGGCCGGGCAAGGCGTCTCCTACGGTCACCTCTACACGACGAAGGGGGACACCCGCTTGGGCCTCGTCCCCCTCGGCTACGCCGACGGCATCCCGCGCCACGCGACCGGCGTCGGCCCGATGCAGGTCCACGGCACGCGCTACACCGTCGCCGGTCGGGTCTGCATGGACCAGATCGTCCTCGACCTCGGCCCGGACAGCCCGGCGCAGGCCGGTGACGAGGTCATCCTGATCGGTCGTGAGTCGCAGGGTGAGCCGACCGCTCAGGACTGGGCCGCGGCCATCGACACCATCAACTACGAGATCGTCACCCGGCTGGGCCCCCGCGTCCCGCGTCGCTACCTGGAAGGGTCCTGA